In one Brassica oleracea var. oleracea cultivar TO1000 chromosome C9, BOL, whole genome shotgun sequence genomic region, the following are encoded:
- the LOC106316789 gene encoding 1-aminocyclopropane-1-carboxylate synthase 5-like, giving the protein MKQLSTKVTSNGHGQDSSYFLGWEEYEKNPYDEMKNPNGMIQMGLAENQLCFDLIESWLAKNQDAASLKRNGQSIFRELALFQDYHGMPEFKKAMAEFMEEIRGNRVTFDPKKIVLAAGSTSANETLMFCLAEPGDAFLLPTPYYPGFDRDLKWRTGAEIVPIHCSSSNGFQITESALQQAYQQALKLDLKVKGVLVTNPSNPLGTALTRRELNLLVDFITSKNIHLISDEIYSGTMFGFEQFISVMDVLQDKKLGNTEVSKRVHIVYSLSKDLGLPGFRVGAIYSNDEMIVSAATKMSSFGLVSSQTQYLLSALLSDKKFTSQYLEENQKRLRSRQKRLVSGLESSGITSLRSNAGLFCWVDMRHLLDTNTFEAELDLWKKIVYNVKLNISPGSSCHCTEPGWFRVCFANMSEDTLDLALKRLKTFVESTDCGRMISRKSHERLKSLRKKTVSNWVFRVSWSDRVPDER; this is encoded by the exons ATGAAACAGCTTTCGACAAAAGTGACAAGCAATGGTCATGGACAAGACTCATCCTACTTCTTGGGATGGGAAGAGTACGAGAAGAATCCTTACGATGAGATGAAGAACCCTAATGGGATGATCCAGATGGGTCTTGCTGAAAATCAGCTATGTTTTGATCTCATCGAGTCATGGCTAGCTAAGAACCAGGACGCAGCTAGTCTCAAGAGGAACGGTCAGTCCATTTTCAGAGAGCTTGCTCTCTTTCAAGACTATCACGGCATGCCTGAATTCAAAAAA GCCATGGCTGAGTTCATGGAAGAGATAAGAGGAAACAGAGTCACTTTCGATCCCAAAAAGATTGTGTTAGCCGCTGGTTCGACCTCTGCGAACGAGACTCTCATGTTCTGTCTCGCTGAGCCTGGTGATGCTTTCCTTTTGCCTACTCCTTACTATCCTGG ATTTGATAGAGATCTTAAATGGAGAACCGGAGCTGAGATTGTACCAATCCACTGCTCAAGCTCCAATGGCTTTCAGATCACTGAATCAGCTCTACAACAAGCTTACCAACAAGCCCTTAAACTTGATCTCAAAGTCAAAGGAGTTCTTGTCACGAACCCATCTAACCCACTAGGCACTGCGTTGACCAGACGTGAGCTCAATCTTCTCGTTGACTTCATCACTTCCAAGAACATTCATCTCATCAGCGACGAGATCTACTCAGGCACTATGTTCGGGTTTGAACAGTTCATAAGCGTAATGGACGTCTTGCAAGACAAGAAACTCGGAAACACCGAGGTTTCTAAAAGAGTCCACATCGTTTATAGCCTTTCCAAAGATCTAGGGCTTCCTGGTTTCCGCGTGGGAGCTATCTACTCCAACGATGAAATGATCGTTTCCGCTGCGACGAAAATGTCGAGTTTCGGTCTTGTCTCTTCTCAGACTCAGTACCTTCTCTCTGCATTGCTCTCGGACAAGAAGTTCACAAGCCAATACCTCGAGGAGAACCAGAAACGGCTCAGGTCAAGACAGAAACGCCTAGTGTCTGGTCTTGAGTCATCGGGGATTACTTCCCTGAGAAGCAACGCGGGTTTGTTCTGTTGGGTCGACATGAGACACCTCTTGGACACGAACACATTCGAAGCAGAGCTTGACCTCTGGAAAAAGATTGTTTACAACGTGAAACTAAACATCTCGCCCGGTTCGTCTTGTCACTGCACTGAACCGGGTTGGTTTAGGGTTTGTTTCGCTAATATGAGCGAGGATACACTCGATTTGGCCTTGAAGAGGCTCAAAACGTTCGTGGAGTCTACAGACTGTGGACGGATGATATCAAGAAAAAGCCATGAGAGGCTCAAGAGCTTGAGGAAGAAGACAGTCTCTAACTGGGTTTTCCGGGTTTCATGGTCAGACCGTGTACCTGATGAGCGATGA
- the LOC106313371 gene encoding uncharacterized protein At3g49720-like, whose protein sequence is MSRRQVGSTRRVGDSGSFPFVGALHSKSRSSPLLSICLVLVGACLLIGYAFSGPGMFKSIREVSKITGDYSSCTSEVQRAIPLLKIAYGDSMRKVLHVGPETCSVVSTLLKEEETEAWGVEPYDVEDADSHCKSLLHKGLVRVADIKFPLPYRSKSFSLVIVSDALDYLSPKYLNKTVPELARVASDGLLLFAGNPGKQKAKVAELSKFGRPAKMRSSSWWNRFFSQTNLEENEAASKKFEKAASKISYTPACQVFHLKPLH, encoded by the exons ATGTCAAGAAGGCAAGTAGGTTCGACGAGGCGTGTGGGAGATAGTGGAAGCTTCCCTTTTGTAGGAGCTTTGCACTCAAAGTCACGCTCATCTCCTCTCTTATCTATTTGCCTTGTTCTCGTG GGAGCATGCCTTCTCATTGGTTATGCTTTCAGTGGTCCAG GTATGTTTAAAAGTATCAGAGAAGTCAGCAAGATCACAG GTGACTATTCTTCTTGCACATCGGAAGTTCAGAGAGCCATTCCTCTTCTCAAGATTGCGTACGGAGATAGCATGCGGAAAGTCTTGCACGTGGGTCCTGAGACATGCTCTGTGGTTTCCACTCTGTTGAAGGAGGAAGAGACTGAAGCATGGGGTGTTGAGCCGTACGATGTAGAGGATGCAGACTCTCACTGCAAAAGTCTTTTGCATAAAGGCCTTGTGCGTGTTGCTGACATCAAGTTCCCTCTCCCTTACCGGTCAAAGTCGTTTTCTCTTGTCATCGTCTCGGATGCTCTGGACTACCTCTCACCCAAGTATTTGAACAAGACCGTTCCTGAACTTGCACGTGTTGCTTCAGATGGTCTCCTTCTCTTTGCAG GTAATCCTGGTAAGCAAAAGGCTAAAGTTGCAGAGTTGTCGAAGTTTGGACGACCA GCTAAAATGCGTAGCTCGTCGTGGTGGAACCGTTTCTTCTCACAGACGAATCTAGAGGAAAACGAAGCAGCGAGCAAGAAATTCGAAAAAGCAGCTTCCAAGATTTCATACACACCAGCTTGTCAAGTCTTCCACCTCAAACCATTACATTAG
- the LOC106318942 gene encoding thioredoxin-like protein AAED1, chloroplastic: MAILSVRTPSSIQLLRSSVSPICSKPLFRSSSSFSSSIVSAPFARLKSNSSISRPLVVLARASTGVADYREDIGEILGDVSIFTASGQPVKFSNLLDQNDGVSAVVLLRHFGCVCCWELATALREAKPRFDAAGVKLVAVGVGTPDKARILATRLPFPMECLYADPERKAYDVLGLYYGLGRTFFNPASTKVFSRFDEIREATKNYTIQATPEDRSSVLQQGGTFVFKGKKLLYGRKDEGTGDHPSLDDVLNVCCQSKATVA, from the exons ATGGCGATTCTCTCTGTACGAACTCCAAGTTCCATTCAGCTTCTTCGTTCCTCTGTTTCTCCCATCTGCTCTAAACCTTTGTTTCGATCATCATCCAGCTTTTCATCTTCCATTGTTTCTGCTCCTTTCGCCAGGTTAAAATCCAATTCCTCGATCTCTAGACCTCTTGTAGTTCTCGCGAGAGCTTCCACGGGAGTCGCTGATTACAGAGAAGATATCGGCGAGATCCTCGGGGATGTCTCAATCTTTACTGCTTCAGGCCAGCCAGTGAAGTTCAGCAATCTCTTGGATCAGAACGAT GGAGTTTCTGCTGTTGTGCTTTTGAGGCATTTCGGATGCGTTTGCTG TTGGGAGCTTGCTACTGCATTGAGAGAGGCGAAACCCCGGTTTGATGCGGCTGGTGTTAAACTGGTTGCTGTTGGTGTTGGAACTCCTGACAAGGCTCGTATACTTGCAACTCGG TTACCTTTTCCAATGGAATGTCTTTACGCGGATCCTGAGCGCAAG GCATATGATGTTCTTGGTTTATACTACGGCTTAGGCCGCACTTTCTTCAACCCAGCTAGC ACGAAGGTCTTCTCAAGATTTGACGAGATACGAGAAGCTACAAAAAATTACACCATACAAGCCACTCCTGAAGACAGAAGCAGTGTGTTGCAACAG GGAGGTACGTTTGTTTTCAAAGGCAAGAAGCTCTTGTATGGTCGTAAAGACGAAGGTACCGGAGATCATCCATCTCTAGATGATGTCCTCAATGTCTGCTGCCAAAGCAAAGCCACCGTTGCTTGA
- the LOC106318941 gene encoding U-box domain-containing protein 31, whose protein sequence is MPMFQPFKGGGFDGHVIDLHTAVKDGVLGGGDGGEVKTAAVENELDLKTMITNLELPETPSVFICPISLEPMQDPVTLCTGQTYERSNILKWLSLGHRTCPTTMQELWDDAVTPNKTLHQLIHAWFSQKYVMMKKRSEDVQGRVIEIVGALRKAKGKEKVHALSELKGVVMAHEIAKKSVVDEGGVFVISSLLTPFTSHAVGSEAVAILVNLELDAVSKAGLMQPARVSLMVDMLNDGSIETKINCARLIGRLVEERGFRAELVSSHSLLVGLMRLVKDRRRRSGVSPALALLKSISVHKQVRSLMVSVEAVPQLVDVLPCLGPECLESALYVLDSLCSDNEGVTALKDSVNTIPNTVRLLMRVSETCTAYSVSILWSVCRLASRECSSLAVELGLAAKLLLVIQSGCDPALKQRSAELLKLCSLHYSDTMFISKCKLAPTIQ, encoded by the coding sequence ATGCCAATGTTTCAGCCGTTCAAAGGCGGTGGCTTCGACGGCCACGTCATAGATCTACACACGGCGGTCAAAGACGGCGTCCTCGGCGGCGGAGATGGCGGAGAAGTCAAAACCGCGGCGGTGGAGAACGAACTAGATCTCAAAACGATGATCACAAACCTTGAATTACCAGAAACACCCTCGGTCTTCATCTGCCCCATCTCTCTAGAGCCGATGCAAGATCCAGTCACGCTCTGCACCGGTCAGACCTACGAGAGGTCCAACATCCTCAAATGGCTTAGCTTAGGACACCGCACTTGCCCCACCACGATGCAAGAGCTCTGGGACGACGCCGTCACGCCGAACAAGACGCTTCACCAGCTGATCCACGCTTGGTTCTCGCAAAAGTATGTAATGATGAAGAAACGGTCGGAGGATGTTCAGGGGCGAGTGATCGAGATCGTGGGGGCGTTGAGGAAGGCGAAAGGGAAAGAGAAAGTTCACGCTTTGAGCGAGCTTAAGGGAGTTGTGATGGCCCACGAGATCGCTAAGAAGAGTGTTGTTGACGAAGGTGGAGTCTTTGTCATCTCTTCTCTTTTGACTCCTTTTACTTCCCACGCCGTTGGATCAGAAGCTGTGGCGATTTTGGTTAATTTAGAGCTTGATGCTGTTTCGAAAGCGGGGCTGATGCAGCCCGCTAGGGTCTCGTTGATGGTCGACATGTTGAACGATGGCTCGATCGAAACGAAAATTAACTGCGCGAGGTTAATCGGGAGGTTGGTCGAGGAGAGAGGTTTCAGAGCAGAGCTTGTTTCTAGTCACAGTTTGCTTGTCGGGTTAATGAGATTGGTTAAAGATAGACGGCGAAGAAGTGGTGTCTCGCCAGCTTTGGCCCTGCTCAAATCGATTTCGGTTCATAAACAAGTTAGAAGCTTGATGGTTAGTGTTGAAGCGGTTCCTCAGTTAGTTGACGTCTTGCCTTGTTTAGGACCAGAGTGTTTGGAATCAGCTCTTTATGTTTTGGACTCATTGTGTTCGGATAACGAAGGAGTAACTGCGTTGAAAGATTCTGTTAACACGATTCCCAATACGGTTAGGTTGCTGATGAGAGTATCTGAGACGTGCACGGCCTACTCGGTTTCGATTCTTTGGTCGGTTTGCAGATTAGCTTCTCGAGAGTGTTCGTCTCTTGCGGTTGAACTTGGTTTGGCTGCTAAACTACTGCTTGTGATACAAAGTGGATGTGATCCAGCTTTGAAGCAACGTTCAGCTGAGTTGTTGAAGCTTTGTAGTTTGCATTATTCGGATACGATGTTTATTTCTAAATGTAAGCTTGCACCAACGATTCAATAA
- the LOC106318943 gene encoding uncharacterized protein LOC106318943: MGNCQAAEAATVLIHHPAENKVERIYWSVKASDVMRSNPDHYVAVVVTSPTLKSEKGSPLKQLKLLRPDDTLLIGHVYRLVSFEEVLNEFATKKCVKLGKLLKEGGGFELKKKKKPRKKTDQEMGRVNPNPNMDPDQKKDGANVNGEVDGDGVMRTSHGGGRGRGRGGGGWRPALHSIPEFGSS; the protein is encoded by the exons ATGGGGAATTGTCAAGCGGCGGAGGCAGCGACGGTATTGATCCATCACCCGGCGGAGAATAAGGTGGAGAGGATTTACTGGTCGGTGAAAGCAAGCGACGTCATGAGATCCAACCCTGATCATTACGTAGCGGTGGTGGTGACGTCACCGACGTTAAAGAGCGAGAAAGGATCGCCGTTAAAGCAGCTCAAGCTCCTTCGTCCTGACGACACTTTACTCATCGGACATGTTTACCGTCTCGTCAGCTTCGAAG AGGTTTTGAACGAGTTTGCGACGAAGAAATGTGTAAAGCTTGGGAAGCTATTGAAAGAAGGAGGAGGGTTTGAGTTAAAGAAGAAGAAGAAACCTAGAAAGAAGACTGATCAGGAGATGGGTCGGGTCAACCCGAATCCGAATATGGATCCGGATCAGAAAAAAGATGGGGCAAAT GTTAACGGAGAAGTCGATGGAGACGGTGTTATGAGGACGAGTCACGGAGGAGGAAGAGGAAGAGGAAGAGGTGGTGGTGGGTGGAGGCCAGCTTTGCATAGCATTCCGGAGTTTGGATCCTCATGA
- the LOC106318949 gene encoding NADH dehydrogenase [ubiquinone] iron-sulfur protein 4, mitochondrial, with product MMALRATQSTARMAATLRRVARPFSTDAVVESDYKRGEIGKVSGIPEEHLSRKVIIYSPARTATQQGSGKLGKWKINFLSTLKWENPLMGWTSTGDPYANVGDSALSFDSEDAAKSFADRHGWDYTVKKPKTPLLKPKSYSDNFKWKGNPQPEK from the exons ATGATGGCGCTTCGTGCTACTCAATCGACTGCTCGTATGGCGGCGACGCTGCGTCGCGTAGCTAGGCCTTTCTCAACGGACGCGGTGGTGGAGTCGGATTACAAGCGTGGGGAGATCGGTAAGGTCTCGGGAATCCCCGAGGAGCATCTTTCCCGCAAG GTGATAATTTACTCACCAGCTCGAACTGCGACCCAGCAAGGATCTGGCAAACTTGGCAAATGGAAGATCAACTTCCTCTCCACCTTAAA GTGGGAGAATCCGTTGATGGGATGGACCTCTACAGGTGACCCTTATGCCAACGTTGGTGACTCCGCTCTTTCTTTTGATTCTGAGGATGCTGCCAAGTCCTTTGCTGACCGTCATGGCTGGGATTATACT GTCAAGAAGCCCAAAACCCCACTGCTGAAG CCTAAGTCTTACTCGGACAACTTCAAGTGGAAAGGCAATCCTCAGCCTGAGAAGTGA
- the LOC106318948 gene encoding telomere repeat-binding factor 2-like — protein MGAPKQKWTPEEEAALKAGVLKHGTGKWRTILSDPHFSSVLKSRSNVDLKDKWRNISVTALWGSRKKAKLALKRALPPPPPKHDDDNYTRALSIVPLANGGEQTNLTSPRTHASKKSITSLDKIILEAITNLKEPRGSDRTSIFIYIEENFKTPPNMKRHVAVRLKHLSSNGPLVKIKHKYRFSTNFTSAGARHKSPQLCLEGNNNSPRPKENGANILTKSRAEGELFMIKGMTAQEAAETAARAVAEAEFAITEAEEAAKEADKAEAEAEAAQIYAKAAVKALKFRISNHTW, from the exons ATGGGTGCGCCAAAGCAGAAGTGGACACCGGAGGAAGAAGCAGCCCTTAAAGCTGGTGTTCTTAAGCATGGCACTGGCAAGTGGCGTACTATTCTCTCCGATCCTCACTTCAGCTCGGTTCTCAAGTCTCGCTCTAATGTCGATCTCAAG GACAAGTGGAGAAACATAAGTGTGACTGCGTTGTGGGGTTCACGGAAGAAGGCTAAACTCGCTCTTAAAAGGGCTCTCCCTCCTCCTCCTCCTAAACATGATGATGATAACTACACTAGAGCTCTTAGCATTGTGCCTTTGGCCAACGGCGGAGAACAGACAAATCTGACATCGCCACGAACTCATGCTTCAAAGAAATCAATTACAAG TTTGGACAAGATCATCTTAGAGGCAATTACCAACCTGAAGGAACCACGCGGTTCTGACAGAACATCCATCTTTATCTATATAGAG GAGAATTTCAAGACTCCGCCGAATATGAAAAGACACGTGGCTGTAAGATTAAAGCATCTATCATCAAATGGACCATTAGTCAAG ATAAAGCACAAGTACAGGTTCTCTACTAATTTCACTAGCGCAGGAGCAAGACACAAGTCTCCTCAACTCTGTTTAGAAGGAAACAACAACTCACCAAGACCCAAGGAGAACGGCGCCAACATTCTCACCAAGTCCAGAGCAGAGGGAGAGTTATTCATGATAAAAGGCATGACAGCGCAAGAAGCTGCAGAAACCGCTGCAAGAGCAGTTGCAGAGGCAGAGTTTGCAATCACAGAGGCTGAAGAAGCAGCGAAAGAAGCAGACAAAGCCGAAGCCGAAGCTGAAGCTGCTCAAATATATGCAAAGGCAGCCGTTAAAGCTTTGAAGTTCAGGATCAGTAATCATACTTGGTAA